One region of Hemiscyllium ocellatum isolate sHemOce1 chromosome 4, sHemOce1.pat.X.cur, whole genome shotgun sequence genomic DNA includes:
- the LOC132815208 gene encoding dendritic cell-specific transmembrane protein-like, producing MPLLRIIKQQSEILWDLFVSERKAGLKSIVCLISLCLLMGLGASGILYISLRALYCSLKVSLTVCGIFTAIIPGALFLSKHLRCFILIILISCGTQQGRNALITAGTGVVLFNCAQNSFHNLKGLSQCIICYLNHTVSSINDLLQRYIDVIRWLPNFLSQKSEVIITSTDVKDRIDEELQAYLDETRHHLENLSCSIISTFDRVLMVSKSIMVAFGLLLVLIASGLYIRKYVRNTDFENVFITKQFVELDERRSKQGKAALLPLTKEERKHLIKIPSLKLMEKERKNTVKFFTPILANLLFWGMNILIDYGLYLLISSIRIHFVSLPTMDLNLFTNARISYKTPLFPSDCFPEPTFTINDMWIPLTTITSALVLLTLLSAKIATLKILILSSFYPEAQRDRAYFLHEAIIKKRSSERLKFKTKKSLNGVVNSPSSLSDRIASGMQSLTLGFK from the exons ATGCCTCTTCTCAGGATAATAAAACAACAGTCAGAGATTCTTTGGGACCTGTTTGTATCAGAACGGAAAGCTGGTCTGAAGAGTATTGTGTGCCTGATTTCACTTTGCCTTCTGATGGGGCTGGGGGCCAGTGGCATTCTCTATATATCTTTACGAGCATTATACTGCAGCCTCAAAGTGAGTCTGACAGTGTGTGGAATCTTTACTGCCATCATTCCTGGAGCTTTGTTTCTCTCAAAGCACCTCAGATGTTTTATACTAATCATCCTCATCTCCTGTGGAACACAACAAGGACGGAACGCTCTGATCACAGCTGGCACCGGTGTGGTGCTCTTCAACTGTGCCCAAAACAGCTTTCATAACTTAAAAGGGTTGTCACAATGCATCATCTGTTACTTGAATCATACCGTGTCGTCTATCAACGATCTTCTACAAAGATATATTGACGTCATTCGGTGGTTGCCCAACTTTCTAAGTCAGAAAAGTGAAGTGATAATTACTTCCACTGATGTAAAAGATAGAATAGATGAAGAGCTACAAGCCTACCTTGATGAAACGAGACATCATTTGGAGAATCTCAGCTGTAGCATCATATCAACATTTGACAGAGTCCTCATGGTTTCCAAAAGTATAATGGTTGCATTTGGTCTTTTGTTGGTTTTAATAGCCAGTGGGCTGTATATTAGGAAGTATGTGCGCAATACagattttgaaaatgtatttatcaCCAAGCAGTTTGTAGAGCTGGATGAAAGGAGAAGTAAACAAGGGAAAGCTGCTCTACTTCCACTGACAAAAGAAGAGAGAAAACATTTAATTAAGATCCCATCTCTGAAATTAATGGAAAAGGAACGGAAAAAcactgtgaaattctttactccTATTTTGGCAAACCTGCTTTTTTGGGGAATGAATATATTGATTGATTATGGACTGTATCTGCTCATTTCTTCAATAAGAATACATTTTGTGTCTCTGCCTACTATGGACCTTAATTTGTTCACAAAC GCAAGAATTTCCTATAAAACACCATTGTTTCCGAGTGATTGCTTTCCTGAACCAACTTTTACAATTAATGACATGTGGATCCCACTCACTACAATAACTTCAGCCCTTGTGTTACTCACTTTGCTTTCTGCcaaaattgcaacattgaaaatatTGATCTTGTCATCATTTTACCCAGAAGCTCAAAGGGATCGTGCATATTTTTTGCATGAAGCGATAATCAAGAAAAGATCTTCAGAAAGATTAAAATTCAAGACCAAGAAGTCTTTGAATGGAGTGGTTAACTCG